In the genome of Maribacter forsetii DSM 18668, the window ATGGTAAAGTAGATACTTCCGCAGCTAATATTTCTGTGGTTGGTAATGGGATTCCGATTGCAATTGCAAACGCTGATGTTTTAGAAGGTGTAGCGCCATTGACAGTTATTTTTGATGGTAGTGAGTCTTCAGATGATAATGGTGTTGTATCTTATTTATGGGACTTTGGTGATGGTGAAAATTCAAATGAAGTTGACCCTGTACATACTTTTGATGTGGTTGGTGAGAATACAGTTACATTAACTGTTAGTGATGCAGAAGGACAAACACATAGTACTACATTAACAATTACTGTGAACGAACCAAATACGGCACCAGTCGCAATAGCTAACGCAGATATTGTATCTGGTGAAGCACCACTCACTGTGTCTTTTATTGGTAGTAACTCAACAGATGATATAGGTGTAACTTCATATGCTTGGAATTTTGGGGATGAAGGTACGTCAACAGAAGCAGATCCAGTGTTTGTTTTTGAATCTGCAGGTATTTTTGAGGTAACCTTAACGGTTACAGATGAAGAAGGTTTAACTGATATGACAACGTTGACTATAACGGTTGAAGAGGGTATAGTTGTAAACGAAGCTCCAGAGGCAATAGCGAACGCAGATATAATTTCAGGAGAAGCGCCACTTACTGTATCTTTTGTTGGTAGTACTTCAACAGACGATGTGGGTATAGTTACTTATGCCTGGGATTTCATTGATGGAGGTACCTCTGCAGAAGCTGATCCAGAATATGTTTTTGACACAGCAGGTGTATTTGAGGTAACCTTAACAGTAACAGATGAAGAAGGTTTATCTGATACCACAACTGTAACGATTACAGTTGAAGAGCTTGCTATTATGAATGAAGCTCCAACAGCTATAGCTAGTTCTGATATTATTACAGGTGAAGCGCCATTGACAGTACTTTTTGTTGGGAGTGCTTCGGTAGATGATACTGGCATAGTGTCTTATGATTGGGATTTTGGTGATGGTGGTACTTCAACAGAAGCAGATCCAGAATATATTTTTAATACAGCAGGAGAATTTGAGGTCATCTTAACTGTAGAAGATGTTGAAGGTTTAACTAACAGTACAACCATTACCATTACAGTTGAGGATAATGAACCTCTTGATGTAGAATTAGATATGGTTTTATCACCTAACCCATCAATAGATTTTGTAGAAATAACATTGAATGGTATTGTATCAGAAGACGATATTGTTGGATTTACGCTACATGACTCTGCTGGTAGGTTAATTAAACAATATCTTCCTGAAGAGATTTCAACAAGCGGTACATATATCATTGATTTGGAAATTTTAACCACCGATGTTTATGTGGTTACAGTAGTACTTAATAATGGTGAGCTAGTTTCCAAAAGAATGATCTTGAGAAAATAGAAGTTTAGATATTCAATGAAAGCCGTATTTCTACATTGTAGAAATACGGCTTTTTTTATATTTTAAAAATCAAATATTATTTTTAAAAGTAATAGGAATATTTTTCTGTAAACCCAAAATTAAATTAATGCCGGTATCATTACAGCATTAAAAAACATTTAATGGGTGTATTTACTTAATAAATCCCTTTTGTAGGTATTTATACTATTTTGTCGATTAATTATACTAAATCTTAATATTTAGGGTTTATTTTGTCGTATGGTGGAAGACAAGTATTATGGAGTTTAGGGTGTAAATATCCTATTAATTGTAGTATGGTCTAAAAGCCTGAGTTTAAAATTTTACGAAGAGTTTAATCTAGCCATCAAAAATCAATAAAACTTGAACAATACAATACAAAAAATTAAGGGTAATTCTAAAATAAAGACTGTCTTTACCGATCTCTTTGATACTTTGATTCATCGTTCAGTCCATCCAAATTATGTATATAGAATTTGGGCAAAGTTTCTGATAAGAGATTTAGGATTAAGCATAGATATAAATACTTTATTTAAAATCAGGGCAGATGCAACGGCTAAGTTGGCAGAAGATATGAAACTTAGCAAAGTAGAGGTTCCTTATCACTTGGTTATGAAAGATGTATACCATAGATTGGTGAATTCTGATATTTTGAATGATTTGGACTGGGATTCCTTCTTTTATTATACTCAAGAGGCAGATTATAGAAGTGAAACTTCAGTTCAATTTTTAAATATTTCTTTGGTTGAAGGGCTTAAAAAGTTAAAAGCAGAGAATTATAAGATATACATCGTTTCAGATTATCACTTACCAAAAACGATAATTGTAAGATTGTTGGATCATCATGGTATAACATCTATTTTTAATGAAGTTTTTATTTCATGCGATTTAGAAAAAAGTAAGGAAAGCTCCGGTAATATTTATCCATTGGTATTAGAGAAAACGGGTTCGGTAGCTGAACATACTGGCATGATGGGAGATAATAAAGTTAGTGATGTAATTAATGCAGCAAAACATGGTTTACATGGGCATTTTCTAAAGCACTACGCTCACAAATACAGAAATAAGAAAAACTTATTCGGTAGTATTAATACAGAATTTAAAGACGCATGTAAAAAAACGGAAAAGTCTTGTAAAAAAAGTGATTTTCCGTTTAGTGAATATATTATTCATTTTTACTTTTTTACAGAACGTTTATATAGTGAAGCAAAAAGAAAAGGAATTAAAGATTTGTTCTTTTTAGCGCGCGAAGGTCATTATCTAAAGCAGTTATTTGATACGTATCAAAAATTTAATGGACTAAAAGAAGAAGATTTTATTCAAACCCATTACTTTAAAGCTTCTAGACATTCAGCAAAACAAGTTTCTCTTAAACCAATTGAAGAAGAAAAATTTGCACCTATAAAAAAGAACTATGATGTAATGACAACTACCCAGTTTCTACAATCCTTTAATATTGAAGAGGAGGGAATATTGGCAATTGCCTCAGAAGTTGGCGTAGATAAAGATGAGCAAATTGAAAATTTCAGTACATCGGAAGTTGTTACAAAATTACGAGCTAACGACCGTTTTAAAGAAGCTTATGAGTTACATAGGGTAGGGCAGCGCGATGCTTTTAATAATTATTTGAATTCATTTAACGTCGATTTCAAGGCAGATGGTATGGCTTTAGTGGATGTTGGTTGGGGAGGTACCATGCAAGAATGTATATACCAATACTTAAATTGCGAAGTGCCGGTTACCGGTTATTATATTGGCTTACGTGAAATATATACTATAGAAAGTAAAACAAAGAGATATGGTCTTAATTTCACAGTATATCCAAAAAAAGGATACTCTGATCATATTCTTCAGGCAAATGGTCAATTGTATGAACAATTGTTGGCTGCACCTCATGGTAGTACTTTAGGCTACAGCAATGATCCTGAATCTCCCACGATAGAATACCATGAACCTAATGAAAAAAGAGTATTCGATGATTTTATATCGCCTATTCAGGAATTTATGGATACACAGTTTATGGAACTGATGAAATCCTTGGAAGGACTTACCTATTCGGATATCATGGTGCAGGAGTATATCACAGCACTTGCATTGAGACTAGGACTGTTTACCAATAGGAAAAAATTGAAATTCATACAATTGATCTCAAAAGGATTTTACCAAAATGTTGGAGGAAATAAAGTTGGTATGGCGTATGATCCAAGCCAATTGTCTAAATCAAAATTACAGCTCTTAAAAGAATTTATATGGAGTCCAGAGAAGATCTTTAGATACTTAGTTAAAGTAAAACCATTTTTATATGATAAAAAAATGGCATGGATGGGCTGGACGGTGAGTAGTACGTATTATTATATTAGATTTAATAAATACATTAAAAAAAGAATTTTCACTAAAGATTTAATTAATTAAATGTTAAAAATAGAAAAGCCGTATTGTTATTTTGCAATACGGCTTTTTAAATACTAATGCTTATACGGCACTTACTTCCTTAAATGACCGTATTAAGCTTTGTGGTGAGTTTAATGCGTTAAAACAACTGTTAGGGTGTATATTTAAACCGTTATCAATAAGCCCAACAGTATGCCACCCTAAATATGCAGGTGTAATAAAATCTTTCTTGAAATTGTCCCCAAAATAATAATAGTTAGAGACCTTCAGATCTTTCTCTACCAATTTGAAGTTTCTTTTACTAGGTTTTTCGGTACCTACACTTTCAGAAATAATACAACAATCTATATATTTCCAAATGCCTAGTGCCTTTAACTTATTTGATTGTGTAACGGTTCTGCCGTCAGTGATAATTCCAATTTTACCTTGTTTGTTCTTAATATCTTGAATGAGTTCCAAAACGCCTGGAAAAGGCTTTATTTGAGGAAAATGATTTCTATATTGGAATAATAGATATTCTATTGAAACATCGTATTTGTCAGATAAATATAAAAAGGGATTATCTCCATTTCTATAAATTGAAAATACATGGTTATAGAGAATTTCTGTTTCTTTCTCACTAAGCTCTGAACAAATATGCCAATAGGCAGATTTTAAATAATCTATTTCATTATATAAGGTATCATCTAAATCAAATACCAGAGCTGTAGATGTATCAATCTTTATATCCATGCACTAAAACTTCACCGTCATATCGAAGCATAAGTAAATCTTCTTTCCAATCATCGAAATAACCTGTTAATTCTTCTCCTAATAAATATTCTTGCAAAATCCATTTTACATAGTTTGCACCGGCATTATGGGTTAATGGATAACCACCTCCAAATCTTGGGTTGACTTCTATACCATAAATGTTTTTGGTTTCTTTGTGCATAAAAAATTGCACGGTCAAACATCCCCTGATGCCATCTAAATGGGCAAGTTGTTTTTTTATAAAGGGTACCAATTCATTCTTTTTAGTAATGCCCTTATTTACTTCGCCAGCCCTTACATAAAGTCGCTGTCTTGGTACCGCACATCTTAAATCACCATTTTTAGTGTAATAAAGATCACATGTAAATTCATCATAAAGGTCATGATCCAAATATTCCAAGAACATCAATTTTTTGTTTTCATAATGATATTCGGTCAATTCATCTTTATTCTTAATGACGAAGTTGTCAATACTGCTACTGCCGTCGTAGGGTTTAATATAAAGTGGTAATTGAAAAGTATTTTTACAATATTCTTCGGCTACATTAACCCCTTTAGATTCGAAAAAATCATGGATCATTCGTTTATCCCTGCACTTTGCAACAAAATTCTCATCGGGCACAACTACCTGAATTCCGTTTTGTGCTAATAATTCCTTATTTTGTGATAGGGGTAGAAGTGATGGATCTATGGTAGGTATTATTAATTTTATACCTAAGCTGGTACATTTTTCAATTAACAATGATATATACTCTTTATCACTTGCTTTAGGCATTGTAAAACTTCCGTCAGCTACTCTACATGCTGCAGATAATTTAGGATTCATGTCTGAACCATAAACTTTTGCTTCGGGGAAAATAGATTTTAATTCACTTTTGAAAAAATTGGCTAGAGAAACTCTACGACCTATAGAAGTTATTAATATATTATTCATTTAGTAATCTTGGCTGATTTATTAGAATAGCTAATATTCTCTTTAATAAAACTTTAACAGTTGCTCAAAAATAGTATTTATTTTAAGAAGTTGGCTTATAATTTTTTCGTTCAATGTCTAAATCTGCCATGTAGGAACTTTGATCCAGCTCAACATCAGAAGTTTTAAATATTTTTATCAATGTTTTATAAAATATTTGAACATCTTGTTTCAACCCCATGTTTTTTACATAATAAATATCTTTTTGAAATTTTTCGTCCCAACTCATGTAATTACGACCGGTTATTTGGGCTAAACCGGTAATACCAGGTCTAACTGAAAATCGTATTCTTTCTTCGGGTTTATAAAAAGGGAGGTATTTGACCAATAATGGTCTCGGACCAATAAGACTCATGTCTCCAATAAATACGTTGAACAATTGTGGTAGCTCGTCTATAGATGTTTTCCTTATAAAAATACCAAGTGGAGTTAATCTTTCTGTATCACTTAATAGCTCTCCATTTTCATCTTTTTTATTGTTCATGGTTTTAAATTTTAAAACCTTAAAGATTTTTTCATTTTTACCCGGTCTACTTTGTGTAAAAAATGGAGTGTCTTTAAAGTCAATTGCAAGTATGATAGCCACAATTAATAATATAGGTGCTAAAATAAGCAGACCTATTAATGATAAAATAAAGTCAAAAAAACGTTTAATATATAAATACATAATTATTTTGTAATAAAATATGGAGTAAAAACTTAAATTTTAATATTATTAACGACAGTTGCAAATTGCTCGCATAGTAACGATTTGTCATATACTGTTTCCGCTAATTTTCTAGAATTCTTACCCATTAGAGTTAGTTTATCCGGGTCATTTTTAAGGGTAATGATTTTATTGGCAAAATCTTGAGGAGATTCTGGGTCAACAAAAATGCCGCAATTGTGATTTTCTACTAAGTCTTTTGTCCAACCAGCAGAATTCACAATAATTGGTTTTTCGGCTGATAAAGAATCAAATAGTTTGTTAGGCGAGTTGGTTGCTAAAATAGGTAGGTTACTAAATGTAACTAATGAGATATCACAGAAATTAACGATTTCAGAGGTTTTCTCCATATTAAAAAAGCCTAAGTACGTTACATTGTTACAACCATCTTTAACATTGTAATTTTCAATTAATTCTTTACCAGGACCACTACCTATAAATAAAAACTCAATTGTTTTATTTTCTTTTAAAAGAAGAGCTGTTTCTAAAATGTATTCTATAGCATTGGCTTGACCAAAGGCACCAAAATAAATTATTTTAAAAGTATTTTTATCTAGGTTTAGTTCTTGCATA includes:
- a CDS encoding HAD family hydrolase, producing the protein MNNTIQKIKGNSKIKTVFTDLFDTLIHRSVHPNYVYRIWAKFLIRDLGLSIDINTLFKIRADATAKLAEDMKLSKVEVPYHLVMKDVYHRLVNSDILNDLDWDSFFYYTQEADYRSETSVQFLNISLVEGLKKLKAENYKIYIVSDYHLPKTIIVRLLDHHGITSIFNEVFISCDLEKSKESSGNIYPLVLEKTGSVAEHTGMMGDNKVSDVINAAKHGLHGHFLKHYAHKYRNKKNLFGSINTEFKDACKKTEKSCKKSDFPFSEYIIHFYFFTERLYSEAKRKGIKDLFFLAREGHYLKQLFDTYQKFNGLKEEDFIQTHYFKASRHSAKQVSLKPIEEEKFAPIKKNYDVMTTTQFLQSFNIEEEGILAIASEVGVDKDEQIENFSTSEVVTKLRANDRFKEAYELHRVGQRDAFNNYLNSFNVDFKADGMALVDVGWGGTMQECIYQYLNCEVPVTGYYIGLREIYTIESKTKRYGLNFTVYPKKGYSDHILQANGQLYEQLLAAPHGSTLGYSNDPESPTIEYHEPNEKRVFDDFISPIQEFMDTQFMELMKSLEGLTYSDIMVQEYITALALRLGLFTNRKKLKFIQLISKGFYQNVGGNKVGMAYDPSQLSKSKLQLLKEFIWSPEKIFRYLVKVKPFLYDKKMAWMGWTVSSTYYYIRFNKYIKKRIFTKDLIN
- a CDS encoding sugar transferase gives rise to the protein MYLYIKRFFDFILSLIGLLILAPILLIVAIILAIDFKDTPFFTQSRPGKNEKIFKVLKFKTMNNKKDENGELLSDTERLTPLGIFIRKTSIDELPQLFNVFIGDMSLIGPRPLLVKYLPFYKPEERIRFSVRPGITGLAQITGRNYMSWDEKFQKDIYYVKNMGLKQDVQIFYKTLIKIFKTSDVELDQSSYMADLDIERKNYKPTS
- a CDS encoding ATP-grasp domain-containing protein yields the protein MNNILITSIGRRVSLANFFKSELKSIFPEAKVYGSDMNPKLSAACRVADGSFTMPKASDKEYISLLIEKCTSLGIKLIIPTIDPSLLPLSQNKELLAQNGIQVVVPDENFVAKCRDKRMIHDFFESKGVNVAEEYCKNTFQLPLYIKPYDGSSSIDNFVIKNKDELTEYHYENKKLMFLEYLDHDLYDEFTCDLYYTKNGDLRCAVPRQRLYVRAGEVNKGITKKNELVPFIKKQLAHLDGIRGCLTVQFFMHKETKNIYGIEVNPRFGGGYPLTHNAGANYVKWILQEYLLGEELTGYFDDWKEDLLMLRYDGEVLVHGYKD
- a CDS encoding HAD family hydrolase is translated as MDIKIDTSTALVFDLDDTLYNEIDYLKSAYWHICSELSEKETEILYNHVFSIYRNGDNPFLYLSDKYDVSIEYLLFQYRNHFPQIKPFPGVLELIQDIKNKQGKIGIITDGRTVTQSNKLKALGIWKYIDCCIISESVGTEKPSKRNFKLVEKDLKVSNYYYFGDNFKKDFITPAYLGWHTVGLIDNGLNIHPNSCFNALNSPQSLIRSFKEVSAV